One window of the Natrinema sp. CBA1119 genome contains the following:
- the gvpL gene encoding gas vesicle protein GvpL yields MSSDGANDGDGAAKGLEALDEQPAGEHTETPAIDEGRYLYCLVRADEDAELETTGVDDEPVSIVTENGISAVVHACDGIYDSADLTQIRRWLVRHQTVVDEAGQAFGTPIPFQFDTILRGDDAAVRKWLREESETLERALSGLADHWEYRVEVVEVDPISDEALIERDERLRELDEQIGGSGEGTAFLLEKQFDQRLTELRAARRESLTADLEERLAAKSREVHALERSPSAKLSNDITDTESETVGDSSDGSDESSDGETLCRLTVLAHEDDEEAIGSILDDVAANDGLEVRFTGPWPPYTFAPELGGDGTAADERANPQP; encoded by the coding sequence GTGAGCTCCGACGGTGCGAACGACGGTGACGGTGCCGCCAAGGGACTCGAGGCGCTCGACGAGCAGCCGGCCGGCGAGCACACCGAGACGCCGGCTATCGACGAGGGGCGCTACCTGTACTGTCTCGTGCGGGCCGACGAGGACGCCGAACTCGAGACGACAGGCGTCGACGATGAACCGGTCTCGATCGTCACTGAAAACGGAATCAGTGCCGTCGTCCACGCGTGTGACGGCATCTACGACTCGGCGGACCTCACACAGATCCGCCGCTGGCTCGTCCGCCACCAGACGGTCGTCGACGAGGCGGGGCAGGCCTTCGGAACGCCGATCCCGTTCCAGTTCGACACGATTCTGCGCGGCGACGACGCCGCCGTCCGCAAGTGGCTCCGCGAGGAGTCCGAGACCCTCGAGCGCGCCCTCTCTGGGCTGGCCGACCACTGGGAGTACCGCGTCGAAGTGGTCGAAGTCGATCCGATCAGCGACGAGGCGCTGATCGAGCGCGACGAACGGCTGCGCGAACTGGACGAGCAGATCGGCGGCTCCGGGGAGGGAACGGCCTTCCTGCTCGAGAAGCAGTTCGACCAGCGGCTGACTGAACTCCGAGCCGCACGACGGGAATCGCTGACCGCCGACCTCGAGGAGCGACTGGCCGCAAAATCACGGGAAGTCCACGCGCTCGAGCGATCCCCGAGCGCGAAACTCTCGAACGACATAACCGACACCGAGTCGGAAACGGTCGGAGACTCGAGCGACGGATCGGACGAGTCCAGTGACGGCGAAACCCTCTGTCGGCTCACGGTGCTGGCCCACGAGGACGACGAGGAAGCCATCGGCTCGATACTCGACGACGTGGCGGCGAACGACGGACTCGAGGTCAGGTTCACGGGACCGTGGCCGCCGTACACGTTCGCACCGGAACTCGGCGGTGACGGGACCGCCGCGGACGAGCGGGCGAATCCACAGCCATGA